A single Deltaproteobacteria bacterium HGW-Deltaproteobacteria-4 DNA region contains:
- a CDS encoding DNA polymerase III subunit gamma/tau (catalyzes the DNA-template-directed extension of the 3'-end of a DNA strand; the tau chain serves as a scaffold to help in the dimerizaton of the alpha,epsilon and theta core complex; the gamma chain seems to interact with the delta and delta' subunits to transfer the beta subunit on the DNA): MSYQVLALKWRPQNFDDLVGQEHVSRTLANAMASGRIHHAFLFTGARGVGKTSAARILAKALNCEVGLSSTPCNVCPSCVEITNGQGIDVLEIDGASNNGVDEIRELRESIRYLPSRGRYRIIIIDEVHMLSTSAFNALLKTLEEPPPHVKFIFATTEPHKIPITILSRCQRFDFRKISLNPLVARLRMIVDAEQIIISDLALTLIARRGEGSMRDALSALDQMIAFCGETVADEDVQGLLGLVDRRLIHDTVEAIVNRESHLALETLRRIDEQGYAFRQFAQELVEALRGLILLKVTTDPGDLLDVTTEERQKLQSLADLATVEDLQRAMTLLLRTESEIAHSTFPRLLLEMTLIRLCHLPPTREIAALLGKIDELERRLGTGKGPAFPPSKPIAPSPLKVAAPSVPVAPSRFTPREKSAAAETIQTVVTPSPATRGTQDWPGMIAHVRAAKRPRLVNALEQASLLEMALPTIRLGLPKGSLALEMLQDEAVITELRTLANAFFGSKVDLRFVPLSEAEAQGSAPPSLQQSRRVAEENFKKELHDEAHGNPVVRSVCDLLGGEIVEVRPIIIPVEGTIEETQDGDE; encoded by the coding sequence ATGTCTTACCAGGTGCTGGCGCTTAAATGGCGACCGCAGAACTTTGACGACCTGGTCGGTCAGGAACATGTCAGCCGGACCCTGGCGAATGCCATGGCCAGCGGCCGCATTCATCATGCCTTTCTCTTTACCGGTGCCCGCGGTGTCGGCAAGACCTCAGCCGCCCGCATCCTCGCTAAAGCCCTCAACTGCGAAGTCGGACTTTCCTCCACCCCCTGTAATGTCTGCCCTTCCTGTGTAGAGATCACCAACGGCCAGGGGATCGACGTCCTTGAGATTGACGGTGCCTCGAATAATGGCGTCGATGAAATTCGCGAATTGCGCGAAAGTATTCGTTACCTTCCGTCGCGCGGCCGCTACCGGATCATCATCATCGACGAAGTCCACATGCTCTCGACGAGCGCCTTTAATGCCCTGCTCAAGACCCTCGAAGAGCCGCCGCCGCACGTCAAATTTATCTTTGCCACCACCGAACCGCACAAAATCCCGATCACCATCCTGTCCCGCTGCCAGCGCTTCGACTTTCGCAAGATCAGTCTCAATCCTTTGGTGGCGCGCTTGCGGATGATTGTCGATGCCGAGCAGATCATCATCTCCGACCTGGCTCTGACCCTGATCGCCCGCCGCGGCGAAGGGAGTATGCGTGACGCTCTCTCCGCCCTGGATCAGATGATTGCTTTTTGCGGTGAAACCGTGGCGGATGAAGACGTGCAGGGGCTCCTCGGTCTCGTCGACCGCCGTTTGATTCATGATACGGTCGAAGCGATTGTCAACCGGGAAAGCCATCTCGCCCTTGAAACCTTGCGTCGTATTGACGAGCAGGGCTACGCTTTCCGGCAGTTTGCCCAGGAACTGGTCGAAGCGCTGCGTGGTTTGATCCTCCTCAAGGTGACTACCGATCCCGGCGATCTTCTTGATGTGACGACCGAGGAGCGGCAGAAACTGCAGTCCCTCGCCGATTTGGCGACGGTAGAAGATCTGCAGCGGGCCATGACTTTGCTGCTCCGTACCGAAAGTGAAATCGCCCACTCCACCTTCCCCCGTCTCCTTCTGGAGATGACCCTGATTCGCCTTTGTCATCTGCCGCCGACCCGTGAGATTGCGGCGCTGCTGGGGAAGATTGACGAACTCGAACGTCGTCTCGGGACTGGTAAAGGGCCGGCTTTTCCGCCGTCGAAACCGATCGCTCCCTCCCCGCTCAAGGTGGCCGCGCCCTCCGTCCCGGTTGCGCCATCTCGTTTCACGCCCAGAGAGAAGTCCGCTGCGGCCGAAACCATTCAGACCGTTGTAACGCCGTCACCAGCGACTCGGGGGACGCAGGACTGGCCGGGGATGATTGCCCATGTGCGGGCGGCAAAGCGGCCGCGTCTGGTCAATGCCCTGGAACAGGCCAGCCTCCTCGAGATGGCGTTACCGACGATCCGCCTCGGCTTGCCCAAAGGGTCATTAGCCCTGGAGATGCTTCAGGATGAAGCCGTCATCACCGAACTTCGCACCCTTGCCAATGCTTTTTTTGGCAGCAAAGTCGATTTGCGTTTCGTCCCACTCAGTGAAGCAGAAGCGCAGGGGAGTGCTCCTCCCTCCCTGCAGCAGAGTCGCCGCGTCGCTGAAGAAAATTTTAAGAAAGAGCTGCACGATGAAGCGCATGGCAACCCGGTGGTCCGCTCGGTCTGTGACCTTTTAGGCGGAGAGATAGTTGAAGTCCGGCCCATAATCATTCCGGTCGAAGGTACGATCGAGGAAACTCAGGATGGCGACGAATAA
- a CDS encoding YbaB/EbfC family nucleoid-associated protein, translating into MSRGFGGIVKQAQAMQQKMAKMQEEMEHLRIESSVGGGVVSAVVTGRQKLVSLKIDKSVVDPEDIDMLQDLVITAVNEAIKKSQDIQQEEMGKVTGGFNLPGLM; encoded by the coding sequence ATGTCCCGTGGTTTTGGAGGTATTGTCAAGCAAGCGCAGGCGATGCAGCAAAAGATGGCGAAGATGCAGGAAGAGATGGAGCACCTCCGCATCGAATCTTCGGTCGGAGGCGGAGTGGTCTCCGCGGTCGTCACCGGTCGGCAGAAGCTGGTGTCGTTGAAGATTGACAAGAGTGTGGTCGACCCGGAAGATATCGACATGCTTCAGGACCTGGTGATCACGGCGGTGAATGAAGCGATCAAGAAGAGCCAGGACATTCAACAAGAAGAGATGGGGAAGGTGACTGGCGGTTTTAATCTTCCCGGCCTCATGTAA
- a CDS encoding recombination protein RecR — translation MLDSIPSFARLVTELAKFPGVGRKTATRLAFYLLRQPEQQSEALAAAIRDVKARVRLCSRCFHLTEADPCAICCDSSRDGHLLCIVEQPQDLLAIERGRSFHGRYHILHGALSPLDGIGPEQLRLRELLERVQSEGVTEVVVATNFSVEGEATALYLAQRLRPLAIRVTRLAYGIPLGSDLEYVDDATVSRAIEGRRDL, via the coding sequence ATGCTAGATTCCATACCGTCTTTTGCCCGTCTGGTCACGGAGCTTGCCAAGTTCCCCGGAGTTGGTCGTAAGACAGCGACCCGCTTGGCTTTTTATTTGCTGCGTCAGCCCGAGCAGCAATCGGAAGCCCTCGCCGCGGCAATTCGTGATGTCAAGGCGCGGGTTCGTCTCTGCAGTCGTTGCTTTCACCTGACGGAAGCGGATCCTTGTGCGATCTGTTGTGATTCGTCCCGTGACGGGCATCTGCTCTGTATTGTCGAACAGCCGCAGGATCTCCTCGCCATTGAGCGGGGGCGTTCTTTTCACGGCCGTTACCACATTCTGCACGGGGCCCTTTCCCCTTTGGACGGCATCGGTCCCGAGCAATTGCGTCTCCGCGAACTCCTGGAGCGGGTGCAGAGCGAAGGGGTGACGGAAGTTGTCGTTGCCACCAACTTCTCGGTGGAAGGAGAAGCGACCGCTCTTTATCTGGCGCAACGTCTGCGTCCCCTGGCGATCCGCGTCACCCGCCTGGCTTACGGGATCCCGCTGGGGAGCGATCTTGAATATGTTGATGATGCAACGGTGAGTCGGGCGATTGAGGGGCGTCGAGACCTTTGA
- the nifJ gene encoding pyruvate:ferredoxin (flavodoxin) oxidoreductase has translation MARKMVTIDGNTAAAHVAHATNEVIAIYPITPSSVMGEISDAKSAAGEKNIWGTIPLVSELQSEGGAAGTVHGALQTGALTTTFTASQGLLLMIPNMYKIAGELTSTVFHVSARAISAAALNIFGDHSDVMSCRSTGWAMFCSNNVQEVMDFALIAQSSTLRSRIPFLHFFDGFRTSHEVQKVEELTFDDMRAMVSDDMVNAHRLRGLSPDRPVMRGTAQNPDVYFQGRETVNSYYAPCVSIVQEEMDKFAKLTGRKYKLVDYAGAKDAERVVVVMGSAADTVQETVNNLVKKGEKVGVVKIHLYRPFPLDAFIKALPKTVKSIAVLDRTKEPGSLGEPLYLDVRTAIGEAMATGKFSFAGYPVIVGGRYGLGSKEFTPAMAKSVLDNLKKAKPKNHFVVGIKEDVTNCSLEYNPSFRNAMDGTYEAMFYGLGSDGTVGANKNTIKIIGETTKNFAQAYFVYDSKKAGTITTSHLRFGKKAITAPYLIDNADFIACHNFSFLEKYDMVSRAKQGGTFLLCSPFEHGEVWDKMPQEVQQQIIDKQLKFYVINAIKLGEELGLGARINVIMQTAFFKISNIIPLKLAIEEIKDAIKKSYGKSGDKVVAMNNAAVDEALKNIHEVKVPAKATSKLKMPPAVAKTSPKFVQEVTGRIIAGFGDALPVSAMPADGTFPTATSQYEKRNIAVDIPVWDAALCIQCGICSFVCPHATIRMKAYDEKLLKNAPKTFKSTDCKLPEFKGMKYTLQVAPEDCTGCGACVYNCPAKSKEDPNHKAINMQFQPPLRVAEAANFDFFLSLPDMDPTQLKLDTLRGSQLVRPIFEYSGACAGCGETPYLKLLSQLFGDRAMIANATGCTSIYGGNLPTTPWAKRADGRGPAWSNSLFEDNAEFGFGMRLAVDKFTESARELVAELINCNCKSCKPVISLMKEILAADQSDQTGIEKQRERVATLKKALKGCTERAAVQLLPLTDYLVNKSVWCVGGDGWAYDIGYGGLDHVIASGKNVNLLVLDTEVYSNTGGQASKATPTGAVAQFAAGGKAMAKKDLGMMAMAYGNVYVANVALSNPGQVVKAFIEAEAYDGPSLIIAYSHCIAHGIDMTKGVDENRKAVSSGYWPLYRYNPALAAEGKNPLQLDSKSPTTSFEDYAYGENRYKVLQKANPEAAAVLMKKATAWTASRFEYYQKLAALTFDKNE, from the coding sequence ATGGCAAGAAAAATGGTAACGATTGACGGGAACACCGCAGCAGCCCATGTGGCGCATGCCACCAACGAGGTTATAGCGATCTATCCGATCACGCCGTCCTCGGTAATGGGCGAGATCTCTGACGCCAAGAGCGCCGCCGGCGAAAAGAATATCTGGGGAACAATCCCGCTGGTCTCCGAGCTCCAGTCCGAAGGGGGTGCGGCCGGCACCGTACACGGCGCTCTGCAGACCGGTGCACTGACCACAACCTTTACGGCCAGTCAGGGCCTGCTCCTGATGATCCCGAACATGTACAAGATCGCCGGAGAACTGACCTCCACGGTCTTTCATGTTTCCGCTCGTGCCATCTCCGCGGCCGCACTGAACATCTTTGGCGACCATTCCGATGTCATGTCCTGCCGTTCCACCGGATGGGCAATGTTCTGTTCCAATAATGTCCAGGAAGTCATGGACTTTGCTCTGATCGCTCAATCCTCCACCCTGAGATCGCGGATTCCCTTTCTCCATTTCTTCGACGGCTTCCGCACCTCGCACGAAGTCCAAAAAGTTGAAGAACTGACCTTTGACGACATGCGCGCCATGGTCAGTGACGATATGGTGAACGCCCACCGTCTGCGCGGCCTCTCCCCCGACCGCCCGGTCATGCGCGGTACCGCTCAAAATCCGGATGTCTACTTCCAGGGACGTGAAACCGTCAACTCATACTATGCGCCCTGTGTCTCCATTGTGCAGGAAGAGATGGACAAGTTTGCCAAACTCACCGGCCGTAAATATAAACTGGTCGATTACGCTGGAGCGAAAGACGCCGAGCGGGTCGTTGTCGTTATGGGTTCCGCCGCCGACACTGTTCAGGAAACCGTCAATAATCTTGTCAAGAAGGGCGAGAAGGTCGGCGTCGTCAAGATTCATTTGTACCGCCCTTTCCCCCTCGACGCCTTCATCAAGGCCCTGCCGAAAACCGTCAAGAGCATCGCCGTCCTCGATCGCACCAAGGAGCCTGGTTCCCTTGGCGAACCGCTTTATCTCGATGTGCGCACTGCAATCGGTGAAGCGATGGCAACCGGCAAGTTCAGCTTCGCGGGTTATCCCGTCATTGTCGGTGGTCGCTATGGACTTGGCTCCAAAGAGTTCACCCCGGCGATGGCCAAGTCGGTCCTCGACAATCTCAAGAAAGCCAAGCCGAAGAATCACTTTGTCGTCGGCATCAAGGAAGACGTCACTAATTGCAGTCTGGAGTATAACCCCTCCTTCCGCAATGCCATGGACGGCACCTACGAGGCGATGTTCTACGGCCTCGGTTCCGACGGTACGGTTGGCGCCAACAAGAACACCATCAAGATCATCGGCGAGACCACCAAAAACTTCGCCCAGGCCTACTTTGTCTACGATTCCAAGAAGGCCGGAACCATCACCACTTCGCACCTGCGATTCGGGAAAAAGGCGATCACCGCCCCTTACCTGATCGACAACGCCGACTTCATCGCCTGTCACAACTTCTCCTTCCTGGAGAAATACGACATGGTTTCCAGGGCCAAGCAAGGTGGCACCTTCCTCCTCTGCTCGCCCTTCGAGCATGGCGAGGTTTGGGACAAAATGCCTCAGGAAGTCCAGCAGCAGATCATCGACAAACAGCTAAAATTCTATGTGATTAACGCCATCAAACTTGGCGAGGAACTTGGCCTTGGCGCCCGCATTAACGTGATCATGCAGACGGCCTTCTTCAAAATCTCCAATATTATCCCGCTCAAGCTGGCCATAGAAGAGATCAAGGACGCGATCAAGAAGAGTTACGGCAAATCGGGTGACAAGGTCGTGGCGATGAACAACGCCGCCGTCGACGAAGCCCTCAAGAACATTCATGAAGTCAAGGTTCCGGCCAAGGCGACCAGCAAGCTCAAAATGCCCCCGGCTGTCGCCAAGACTTCACCGAAGTTTGTGCAGGAAGTGACCGGCCGCATTATTGCCGGCTTTGGTGACGCATTGCCGGTTTCGGCGATGCCGGCCGATGGCACCTTCCCGACCGCGACTTCGCAGTACGAGAAGCGCAACATCGCTGTTGACATCCCGGTCTGGGACGCGGCGCTCTGCATCCAGTGCGGCATCTGCTCCTTCGTCTGCCCGCACGCCACCATCCGCATGAAAGCCTACGACGAGAAACTGCTGAAAAATGCACCCAAGACCTTCAAGTCGACCGACTGTAAGCTCCCCGAATTCAAAGGGATGAAATACACCCTGCAGGTCGCTCCTGAGGATTGCACCGGCTGCGGTGCCTGCGTTTACAACTGCCCGGCCAAGAGCAAGGAAGATCCCAACCATAAAGCCATCAACATGCAGTTCCAGCCGCCCTTGCGTGTGGCGGAAGCAGCCAACTTCGACTTCTTCCTGTCTCTGCCCGACATGGATCCGACCCAGCTCAAGCTTGATACCCTGCGTGGCAGTCAGCTGGTGCGACCGATCTTCGAATATTCCGGCGCTTGCGCCGGTTGCGGCGAGACCCCGTATCTCAAACTCCTTTCCCAGCTTTTCGGTGACCGGGCGATGATCGCCAACGCGACCGGCTGCACCTCCATCTACGGCGGCAACCTGCCGACCACCCCCTGGGCCAAGCGGGCCGACGGCCGCGGACCGGCCTGGTCCAATTCTTTGTTCGAAGACAACGCCGAATTCGGTTTCGGCATGCGCCTGGCGGTGGACAAATTCACCGAGTCAGCCCGCGAGCTGGTGGCTGAACTGATCAACTGCAACTGCAAATCCTGTAAACCGGTTATCTCGCTGATGAAAGAGATCCTTGCCGCCGACCAGTCCGACCAGACCGGCATCGAGAAACAGCGTGAACGGGTGGCAACTCTGAAGAAAGCCCTCAAAGGGTGTACAGAACGGGCGGCCGTTCAGCTTCTCCCCCTGACTGATTATCTGGTCAATAAGTCCGTCTGGTGCGTTGGTGGTGACGGTTGGGCCTATGACATCGGTTACGGCGGACTCGACCATGTCATCGCCTCCGGCAAGAACGTCAACCTGCTGGTTCTTGACACCGAGGTTTACTCCAACACCGGTGGTCAGGCCTCCAAGGCGACACCGACCGGCGCCGTCGCCCAGTTCGCGGCCGGTGGCAAGGCGATGGCGAAGAAAGATCTCGGCATGATGGCGATGGCCTACGGCAACGTTTACGTCGCCAATGTTGCTCTCTCCAATCCCGGGCAGGTGGTCAAAGCCTTTATCGAAGCGGAAGCCTATGACGGTCCGTCGCTGATCATCGCCTACTCGCATTGTATCGCCCACGGTATCGATATGACCAAGGGTGTGGACGAAAACAGAAAGGCAGTTTCCTCCGGTTACTGGCCTCTTTACCGTTACAATCCCGCCCTGGCTGCGGAAGGCAAGAATCCGCTGCAATTGGATAGTAAGTCCCCGACCACCTCTTTCGAGGACTATGCTTACGGCGAGAACCGTTACAAGGTCCTGCAGAAGGCCAACCCTGAAGCTGCCGCCGTGCTGATGAAAAAAGCGACGGCCTGGACCGCCAGCCGCTTCGAGTATTACCAGAAGCTGGCAGCGCTGACATTTGATAAAAATGAATAA
- a CDS encoding dynein regulation protein LC7 has translation MLGPNTSSFVMYDEEFKRINLVIEKLLRDANAKVIFLVDKNGQLISSVGETEHLDTTSLASLTAGNIAATGGLAKLIGEKEFSILFHEGEKDNLHISIVAERVILVVIFDQRSSLGLVRLRVKKGSEELTQIFYDLAKKAEVQEKSGNALSPFAEITDDDIDNLFS, from the coding sequence ATGCTCGGTCCCAATACGTCGTCCTTCGTGATGTACGACGAAGAGTTCAAGCGGATCAATCTCGTCATCGAAAAGCTGTTGCGGGATGCGAATGCCAAGGTCATCTTTCTGGTCGATAAAAACGGCCAGTTGATTTCCTCTGTCGGCGAAACCGAGCACCTCGACACCACCAGTCTTGCCTCCCTGACCGCCGGCAATATCGCCGCAACCGGCGGACTGGCCAAACTTATCGGTGAGAAGGAATTTTCCATCCTCTTTCACGAAGGTGAAAAGGATAATCTCCATATCTCGATCGTTGCCGAACGCGTCATCCTCGTCGTCATCTTCGACCAGCGCAGCTCCCTCGGGCTGGTGCGTCTGCGGGTGAAAAAAGGGAGTGAAGAGCTGACCCAGATCTTCTACGACCTCGCCAAAAAGGCTGAAGTCCAGGAGAAGAGTGGCAACGCCCTCAGCCCCTTCGCCGAAATTACCGACGACGACATCGACAACCTGTTCAGCTGA
- a CDS encoding gliding-motility protein MglA — MSFINYASREINCKIVYYGPGLCGKTTNLQHVYQKTAPDAKGKMISLATETERTLFFDFLPLALGEIRGFKTRFHLYTVPGQVFYDASRKLILKGVDGVVFVADSQEERFDANIESLDNLRINLEEQGYDLDKIPFVVQYNKCDLPNVTPLEELRALLNPRGVPEFQACATTGEGVFETLKAVAKLILVELRQGTGG; from the coding sequence ATGTCCTTTATCAACTATGCTTCCCGGGAAATTAACTGCAAGATTGTCTATTACGGCCCCGGGCTGTGCGGCAAGACGACGAATTTGCAGCACGTCTATCAGAAGACCGCGCCGGATGCCAAAGGGAAGATGATCTCCCTGGCAACCGAGACCGAGCGCACCCTCTTCTTCGATTTTTTGCCGTTGGCCCTCGGTGAGATTCGCGGCTTCAAGACCCGTTTCCATCTTTACACCGTCCCCGGTCAGGTCTTTTACGATGCGTCGCGCAAACTGATTCTCAAGGGGGTTGACGGTGTCGTCTTTGTCGCTGATTCGCAGGAAGAGCGGTTCGACGCCAATATCGAGAGCCTTGACAATCTGCGTATCAATCTTGAAGAACAGGGCTACGATCTCGACAAGATCCCTTTTGTCGTCCAGTACAATAAGTGTGATCTGCCGAATGTCACCCCCCTCGAAGAGTTGCGCGCGCTCCTTAATCCCCGTGGCGTGCCGGAATTTCAGGCCTGCGCAACAACCGGCGAAGGGGTCTTTGAAACGCTCAAAGCCGTCGCCAAATTGATTCTCGTCGAACTCCGACAAGGAACCGGCGGTTGA
- a CDS encoding glycerol acyltransferase, whose product MNRRAYLTSGRAIALLENLSRVRINMHGRENLSAAPTIFVINHFTRIETLLLPFHIYSLTQRPVWSLADAAMFRGTFGNLLDALGAVSTKAPDRDRLMVKSLLTGEANWIIFPEGCMVKDKLILEQARYAISCAGGRKPPHTGAATLALRTEFYRKRLLTLANDFPAEAARLRALFGIVSSTEVLTTPTQIIPVNITYYPLRAKENALSRLAERYLGDLPERFHEELLIEGAMLLEGVDIDIRFGAPLAVGDCLDCTEIMNDINSVQRIDFEDRLPSLHAMRKEALRVMQSYMDAIYMMTTVNHDHLFASLLRTFPFNKMTPVDFRRRIFLLSNDLTALGLHQHHSLEEGQLALLTDDRFNKYHEFLALALETGVLRQEGVYLVKDPTKFSSPLALNRARIDNPIGVLANEVLPLSKLQKRIRFYAYLPPLAVRYLVAKEIIKGAEQEFEVDYQSFFQRGESRKEEVGRPVLLRGSSRKLGIVLVHGFLAAPREMIELASYLQQRGWWVYVLRVKGHGTSPADLARRKGSDWQNSVDVGYAALSTLCDKVIVGGFSFGGGLALDCAARIPQVIGVFAVSPPMQLQDLSSRFAPTIAAWNRLMDVLKRERGKKEYAEIFPEHPEINYHRLPIVSLIAMENVMKALAAKLPMITVPTLIVQAKGDPVVTPDGSKRLFEKLGAKEKEYLLVDLNRHGILSGPGAEQVHSAIAAFIERVLKSNETKN is encoded by the coding sequence ATGAACCGTCGTGCCTATCTGACTTCCGGTCGAGCCATCGCGCTCCTCGAAAACCTTTCCCGCGTGCGCATTAATATGCATGGCCGCGAGAACCTTTCCGCCGCTCCGACCATTTTTGTTATCAATCACTTCACCCGCATCGAGACCCTCCTTCTCCCTTTTCATATCTACTCCCTGACCCAGCGGCCGGTCTGGTCTTTGGCAGATGCAGCAATGTTTCGCGGCACCTTTGGCAATCTCCTCGACGCCCTTGGCGCAGTCTCGACCAAAGCCCCGGATCGTGATCGCTTGATGGTCAAGAGTCTGTTAACCGGTGAAGCCAACTGGATCATCTTTCCGGAAGGATGCATGGTCAAGGACAAATTGATCCTTGAACAGGCGCGCTATGCCATCTCCTGCGCCGGCGGACGGAAGCCGCCCCACACCGGCGCCGCCACTCTAGCTCTGCGCACGGAATTCTACCGGAAAAGGTTGCTGACTCTCGCTAATGACTTCCCGGCCGAGGCGGCGCGCTTAAGGGCTCTCTTCGGCATCGTCTCGTCAACGGAAGTTTTGACAACTCCCACTCAAATCATTCCGGTCAACATCACATATTACCCTCTCCGCGCCAAGGAGAACGCCCTCAGCCGCCTCGCTGAACGCTACCTCGGGGATTTACCGGAACGCTTTCACGAAGAACTCTTGATCGAGGGGGCGATGCTGCTCGAAGGGGTTGATATCGATATTCGCTTCGGCGCACCTTTGGCGGTCGGGGATTGCTTGGACTGTACCGAGATCATGAACGATATTAATTCCGTGCAGCGCATCGATTTTGAAGATCGCCTCCCTTCCCTGCATGCCATGCGCAAAGAAGCGTTACGCGTGATGCAGAGCTATATGGATGCGATTTACATGATGACGACGGTGAATCACGATCATCTCTTCGCCTCCCTGCTGCGCACTTTCCCCTTCAACAAAATGACTCCCGTCGATTTTCGCCGGCGAATCTTTCTCCTGAGCAACGACCTGACAGCTCTCGGCCTGCACCAGCACCACAGTCTGGAAGAAGGGCAGTTAGCCCTCTTGACCGACGACCGTTTTAACAAATACCATGAATTTCTCGCCCTGGCCCTGGAGACCGGGGTTTTGCGCCAGGAAGGGGTCTACCTGGTCAAGGATCCGACGAAATTCTCTTCACCCCTGGCCCTCAATCGCGCCCGCATTGACAACCCCATCGGCGTCCTCGCCAACGAAGTCTTACCGTTGAGCAAACTGCAAAAGAGGATCCGCTTTTATGCCTATCTACCGCCGCTGGCCGTGCGTTACCTGGTAGCAAAAGAGATTATCAAAGGGGCGGAGCAGGAGTTTGAGGTCGATTATCAGAGTTTTTTCCAGAGAGGTGAATCCAGGAAGGAGGAGGTGGGGAGACCGGTTCTGCTGCGCGGTTCTTCCCGTAAACTCGGAATCGTTCTCGTCCACGGCTTTTTGGCCGCGCCCCGCGAAATGATCGAGCTTGCCAGCTACCTGCAGCAACGCGGATGGTGGGTCTACGTCCTCAGGGTCAAAGGGCATGGAACCTCTCCGGCCGACCTGGCCCGTCGAAAAGGAAGCGACTGGCAGAACTCCGTCGACGTCGGTTATGCTGCCTTAAGCACCCTCTGCGACAAGGTCATCGTCGGCGGTTTCTCCTTCGGCGGTGGCTTGGCCCTCGACTGCGCGGCCCGCATTCCTCAGGTTATTGGAGTCTTTGCCGTCTCCCCGCCGATGCAACTGCAAGATCTGTCGTCAAGATTTGCGCCGACGATCGCCGCCTGGAATCGTTTGATGGATGTATTGAAACGGGAGAGGGGGAAAAAAGAGTATGCCGAGATCTTCCCGGAACATCCCGAGATCAACTATCACCGCCTGCCGATCGTCAGTCTGATTGCCATGGAGAATGTCATGAAAGCGCTCGCGGCCAAACTGCCGATGATTACCGTACCGACCTTGATTGTCCAGGCAAAAGGGGACCCGGTGGTGACGCCGGACGGATCAAAGCGCCTCTTTGAAAAGCTTGGAGCCAAAGAGAAGGAGTATCTCCTCGTTGACCTGAATCGTCACGGCATCCTCTCGGGTCCCGGGGCAGAGCAGGTCCATAGTGCGATTGCCGCCTTTATCGAGCGGGTGTTGAAATCAAACGAGACAAAGAACTAG
- a CDS encoding glycerophosphodiester phosphodiesterase gives MPVPLIIAHRGASFDAPENTLAAFRLAFAQGADGIEADFRLSGDGEIVCIHDALTGRTADRNLRVTTRSLAELRLLDFGGWKGPQWHGERIPTLAEVLTILPAGKKFFIEIKCGAEIIPPLRKHLTTTVIATEQLCFLSFDPTLLAALKGAFPKIKSCLNVEYHRTGLVGGWRPQPRKILEILADCGANGLSSQVCPLIDNAFVDGLRATSMELHIWTVDFLADARHYQTLGVDSLMSNRPGFLRQELFAESI, from the coding sequence ATGCCAGTACCCTTGATCATCGCGCACCGCGGCGCGTCCTTCGATGCGCCGGAAAATACTCTGGCCGCCTTTCGCCTGGCTTTTGCCCAGGGAGCTGACGGTATCGAAGCCGATTTTCGCCTGAGCGGCGATGGCGAGATTGTCTGCATCCATGACGCGTTGACCGGTCGCACCGCCGATCGTAATCTGCGCGTTACGACCCGCTCCCTGGCCGAATTACGCCTTCTCGATTTCGGGGGGTGGAAAGGTCCGCAATGGCATGGGGAAAGGATTCCGACCCTTGCCGAGGTGCTGACGATCTTGCCGGCCGGCAAGAAGTTCTTTATCGAAATCAAATGTGGCGCCGAGATTATCCCGCCATTACGCAAACACTTGACCACGACTGTCATTGCCACGGAGCAACTCTGCTTTCTCTCTTTTGACCCGACACTGCTGGCAGCTCTCAAAGGAGCTTTTCCGAAGATCAAGTCTTGTCTCAATGTCGAATATCACCGCACCGGACTGGTCGGCGGGTGGCGCCCGCAACCCCGGAAAATTCTGGAAATTCTCGCGGACTGCGGCGCCAACGGTCTCTCCTCTCAAGTCTGTCCCCTCATTGATAACGCGTTTGTCGACGGCCTGCGCGCAACCAGCATGGAGTTGCACATCTGGACGGTTGATTTTTTAGCCGACGCCCGTCATTATCAAACGCTGGGAGTCGACTCCCTGATGTCGAACCGGCCGGGTTTTCTGCGACAGGAACTCTTTGCTGAATCGATTTGA